A DNA window from Streptomyces canus contains the following coding sequences:
- a CDS encoding heme o synthase — MCVTAVESRPAGVLGASQSPVHRPFGARVKAFVALTKPRIIELLLITTVPVMFLAQQGVPDLKLVLLTCVGGYLSAGGANALNMYIDRDIDALMDRTSQRPLVTGMVSPRECLAFGITLAVVSTLLFGLAVNWLSAWLSLGALLFYVVVYTMILKRRTSQNIVWGGIAGCLPVLIGWSSVTNSMSWAPIILFLVMFFWTPPHYWPLSMKVREDYARVGVPMLPVVASNKVVARQIVIYSWVMVAVSLLLTPLGYTGWFYTAVALLAGGFWLWEAHGLQNRAKAEVTGAKLKEMRLFHWSITYVSILFLAVAVDPFLR; from the coding sequence GTGTGCGTGACGGCCGTCGAATCCCGTCCAGCGGGTGTGCTCGGTGCGAGCCAGAGCCCGGTTCACCGGCCGTTCGGGGCCCGTGTCAAGGCGTTCGTGGCGCTGACCAAGCCGCGGATCATCGAGCTGCTGCTGATCACCACCGTTCCGGTGATGTTCCTGGCGCAGCAGGGTGTGCCGGACCTGAAGCTGGTCCTGCTCACCTGCGTCGGCGGCTACCTCTCGGCAGGCGGCGCCAACGCGCTCAACATGTACATCGACCGCGACATCGACGCCCTGATGGACCGCACCTCGCAGCGTCCACTGGTGACCGGCATGGTGTCGCCGCGCGAGTGTCTGGCCTTCGGCATCACGCTGGCGGTCGTCTCGACGCTCCTGTTCGGACTCGCCGTCAACTGGCTGAGCGCCTGGCTCTCCCTCGGCGCGCTCCTCTTCTACGTCGTCGTCTACACGATGATCCTCAAGCGCCGTACCTCGCAGAACATCGTGTGGGGCGGCATCGCCGGCTGCCTGCCGGTCCTCATCGGCTGGTCGTCCGTCACGAACTCCATGTCGTGGGCGCCGATCATCCTCTTCCTGGTCATGTTCTTCTGGACGCCGCCGCACTACTGGCCGCTGTCCATGAAGGTCCGCGAGGACTACGCGCGCGTGGGCGTGCCGATGCTGCCGGTCGTCGCCTCCAACAAGGTGGTCGCCAGGCAGATCGTCATCTACAGCTGGGTGATGGTCGCGGTCTCGCTGCTGCTGACGCCGCTCGGCTACACCGGCTGGTTCTACACCGCGGTCGCGCTGCTCGCGGGCGGCTTCTGGCTGTGGGAGGCGCACGGGCTGCAGAACCGCGCCAAGGCCGAGGTGACGGGCGCGAAGCTCAAGGAGATGCGGCTGTTCCACTGGTCGATCACCTATGTGTCGATCCTCTTCCTCGCGGTGGCGGTCGACCCCTTCCTGAGGTAA
- a CDS encoding COX15/CtaA family protein: MERVPNLTRADAVAAVRNPLAFIAARWTPTPRTVQRAALAALVMAVVIVVTGGAVRLTGSGLGCPTWPTCTDDSLTATRAMGVHGAIEFGNRMLTYVLCAAVGWAIIAARSEKPYRRSLNRLGWAQFWIVMSNAILGGIVVLVGLNPYTVAAHFVATTALITVAAVMWQRTREGDTAPRPLVGKPVQQLVWFLVAAAALLILVGTVVTGAGPHAGDSSEVERMPLDWETVAKAHAVLAWIVVSLTFALWFILKAVDAPKGPLHRTRDLFLVLLSQGVIGYVQYFTDLPEFLVGLHMLGSALVWIAVLRVLLALRERSEGEAAEVPAQSYAPTSSSIAGPR, from the coding sequence ATGGAACGCGTGCCGAACCTGACCCGCGCCGACGCCGTAGCGGCCGTCCGCAACCCGCTCGCCTTCATCGCCGCACGCTGGACCCCGACTCCCCGGACGGTTCAGCGGGCTGCTCTCGCCGCGCTCGTCATGGCGGTGGTCATCGTGGTCACCGGCGGTGCGGTGCGGCTGACCGGGTCGGGGCTCGGGTGCCCGACCTGGCCCACGTGCACGGACGACTCGCTGACCGCGACCCGCGCGATGGGGGTGCACGGTGCCATCGAGTTCGGCAACCGGATGCTCACCTATGTGCTGTGCGCCGCCGTCGGATGGGCGATCATCGCCGCGCGCTCCGAGAAGCCGTACCGGCGCAGCCTGAACCGGCTGGGCTGGGCGCAGTTCTGGATCGTGATGAGCAACGCGATCCTCGGCGGCATCGTGGTCCTCGTGGGTCTCAACCCGTACACCGTCGCGGCCCACTTCGTGGCGACGACGGCCCTGATCACGGTCGCCGCGGTGATGTGGCAGCGCACCCGCGAGGGCGACACGGCACCCCGCCCGCTGGTCGGCAAGCCGGTGCAGCAGCTGGTGTGGTTCCTGGTCGCGGCCGCCGCTCTGCTGATCCTCGTTGGCACCGTCGTGACCGGCGCCGGACCGCACGCCGGTGACTCCAGCGAGGTCGAGCGGATGCCGCTGGACTGGGAGACGGTGGCCAAGGCGCACGCGGTCCTGGCCTGGATCGTGGTGTCGCTGACCTTCGCCCTGTGGTTCATCCTCAAGGCGGTCGACGCCCCCAAGGGCCCCCTGCACCGCACCCGCGACCTCTTCCTGGTCCTCCTCTCCCAGGGCGTCATCGGCTACGTCCAGTACTTCACCGACCTGCCCGAGTTCCTGGTCGGCCTGCACATGCTCGGCTCGGCCCTGGTGTGGATCGCGGTCCTGCGTGTCCTGCTGGCCCTGCGGGAGCGGTCCGAGGGTGAGGCGGCCGAGGTCCCGGCTCAGTCGTACGCGCCCACCAGTTCGTCGATCGCCGGGCCCAGGTAG
- a CDS encoding nucleotidyltransferase domain-containing protein: protein MQTEVLLDRFLTGLAPLAPVAVWAHGSLAGGDYQEGRSDLDLIAVLPSLTPRTVWRLAKTHARLRAEPLAGQLHCTYLTPAAGMGRRHLTWAHEELFKRPVTPVTRRELHSFGRVLLGKPPAELLPPVSDRELTDFVVRDQRDFWRPALDTAPLWTRDVWVDLGLLTFARASVTLREGRLISKREALELLPGLGAPVEVVEDIRGRRYGDVPPAAEGWTQRRAELTRTYLGPAIDELVGAYD from the coding sequence ATGCAGACCGAGGTGTTACTGGACCGCTTCCTGACCGGGCTCGCCCCGCTCGCCCCCGTCGCCGTCTGGGCCCACGGCTCCCTCGCGGGCGGCGACTACCAGGAGGGCCGCAGCGACCTGGACCTGATCGCCGTCCTGCCCTCGCTGACGCCCCGCACGGTCTGGCGGCTGGCGAAGACGCACGCCCGGCTGCGGGCCGAGCCGCTGGCCGGGCAACTGCACTGCACCTACCTGACGCCTGCGGCCGGCATGGGGCGCCGCCACCTCACCTGGGCGCACGAGGAGCTCTTCAAGCGGCCGGTCACCCCGGTGACCCGGCGCGAACTGCACAGCTTCGGGCGGGTGCTGCTGGGGAAACCTCCCGCGGAACTGCTGCCGCCGGTATCGGACCGCGAGCTCACCGACTTCGTCGTCCGTGACCAGCGCGACTTCTGGCGCCCGGCCCTCGACACCGCCCCGCTGTGGACCAGGGACGTGTGGGTCGACCTGGGGCTGCTGACCTTCGCCCGCGCGAGCGTCACCCTGCGGGAGGGGCGACTGATCAGCAAACGCGAGGCGCTCGAACTGCTGCCGGGACTCGGGGCGCCCGTGGAGGTCGTCGAGGACATCCGGGGGCGGCGCTACGGCGATGTCCCGCCCGCTGCCGAGGGGTGGACGCAGCGCCGGGCCGAGCTGACGCGGACCTACCTGGGCCCGGCGATCGACGAACTGGTGGGCGCGTACGACTGA
- a CDS encoding ABC transporter permease produces the protein MTATGMYTPKPGAAPLGRMIATQAVLETKMLLRNGEQLLLTVVIPTLVLVLFSSVDIIDTAEGKAVDFLTPGVLALAVMSTAFTGQAIATGFERRYGVLKRLASSPLPRWGLMTAKTASVLVTEILQVILLTVIAFALGWSPHGNPLSVLLLLILGTAAFSGLGLLMAGTLKAEATLAAANLVFLLLLVGGGVMVPLSKFPSGTQDVLSLLPITALSDGLRDVLQHGAGMPWGDLGILAVWAVAGLALAGRFFRWE, from the coding sequence GTGACGGCCACCGGTATGTACACCCCGAAGCCGGGCGCGGCACCGCTGGGACGCATGATCGCGACCCAGGCGGTCCTGGAGACGAAGATGCTCCTGCGCAACGGCGAACAGCTCCTGCTGACGGTGGTGATCCCGACCCTGGTTCTGGTCCTGTTCAGCTCGGTGGACATCATCGACACGGCCGAGGGCAAGGCGGTGGACTTCCTCACCCCCGGCGTCCTGGCCCTCGCGGTCATGTCGACGGCCTTCACGGGCCAGGCGATCGCGACCGGCTTCGAACGCCGATACGGCGTCCTGAAGCGCTTGGCCTCCTCCCCGCTCCCCCGCTGGGGCCTGATGACGGCGAAAACGGCGTCGGTCCTGGTGACGGAGATCCTCCAGGTGATCCTCCTGACGGTGATCGCCTTCGCGCTGGGCTGGTCCCCGCACGGCAACCCGTTGTCCGTGCTGCTCCTGCTGATCCTGGGCACGGCGGCGTTCTCGGGCCTCGGCCTCCTGATGGCAGGCACCCTGAAGGCGGAGGCGACCCTGGCCGCGGCGAACCTGGTCTTCCTCCTGCTGCTGGTGGGCGGCGGAGTGATGGTCCCCCTGTCCAAGTTCCCTTCAGGTACCCAGGACGTACTGAGCCTGCTGCCGATCACGGCCCTGTCGGACGGCCTGCGGGACGTGTTGCAGCACGGCGCCGGGATGCCGTGGGGCGACCTGGGGATCCTGGCGGTGTGGGCCGTGGCGGGTCTGGCCCTGGCCGGACGCTTCTTCCGCTGGGAGTAG
- a CDS encoding amidohydrolase family protein encodes MIETPSLVDQYCHGVLRTELGLGTFETQLARTEGPPAPGTTLFDTQTGFAVRRWCPPLLGLEPHCPPARYLARRRELGVLEAGRRLLRGSGITTYLVDTGLPGDLTGPTELASAAAAEAREIVRLELLAEQVADTSGTVESFLANLAESVHGAAASAVAFTSVAGVRHGLALAPEPPGPGEVRGAAGRWLAGRRVGGELSDPVLLRHLLWIAAASGLPLQLHAGLGEPRVRIDRTDPVLLTDFVRATAGLGTDLVLLHSYPYHRHAAHLAGVFPHVYADSGAALVRTGARAATVLAEILELAPFGKIVFSSGAHSLPELHVVGARLFREALARVLGGWVAEGSWSPADAQRVAGLIAAGNARRVYRLE; translated from the coding sequence ATGATCGAAACGCCGTCCCTCGTGGACCAGTACTGCCACGGCGTACTGAGGACGGAGCTGGGTCTCGGCACCTTCGAGACCCAGCTGGCCCGCACCGAGGGCCCGCCCGCCCCGGGGACCACGCTGTTCGACACCCAGACGGGTTTCGCCGTACGACGATGGTGCCCGCCCCTGCTCGGCCTGGAACCGCACTGTCCGCCCGCCCGCTATCTGGCCCGGCGCCGGGAACTGGGTGTGCTGGAAGCGGGCCGCAGGCTGCTGCGCGGCAGTGGAATCACGACCTATCTGGTCGACACCGGGCTGCCCGGCGACCTCACGGGACCCACCGAGCTGGCCTCCGCCGCGGCCGCCGAGGCCCGCGAGATCGTGCGCCTGGAGCTCCTCGCCGAACAGGTCGCCGACACCTCCGGCACCGTGGAGTCTTTCCTCGCCAACCTCGCCGAGTCGGTGCACGGAGCCGCCGCGAGCGCGGTCGCCTTCACGTCGGTGGCGGGGGTACGGCACGGCCTGGCGCTCGCGCCCGAGCCACCGGGGCCGGGAGAGGTGCGGGGCGCGGCGGGCCGGTGGCTGGCGGGTCGCCGGGTGGGCGGCGAACTGTCCGACCCCGTTCTCCTACGGCACCTGCTGTGGATCGCGGCCGCCTCGGGCCTGCCCCTCCAGCTGCACGCCGGGCTCGGCGAACCGAGAGTGCGCATCGACCGCACCGATCCGGTCCTGCTCACCGACTTCGTCCGGGCCACCGCGGGTCTCGGCACCGACCTCGTCCTGCTGCACAGCTACCCCTACCACCGGCACGCCGCCCATCTCGCCGGCGTCTTCCCGCACGTCTACGCCGACTCCGGAGCCGCCCTCGTCCGCACCGGCGCCCGCGCGGCGACCGTCCTCGCGGAGATCCTGGAACTGGCCCCCTTCGGCAAGATCGTCTTTTCCAGCGGAGCCCACAGCCTGCCCGAACTGCATGTCGTGGGCGCCCGCCTGTTCCGCGAGGCACTGGCTCGGGTGCTGGGTGGCTGGGTCGCCGAGGGGTCCTGGTCGCCGGCGGACGCGCAGCGGGTGGCGGGGCTGATCGCGGCGGGGAACGCGCGCAGGGTGTACAGGCTGGAGTGA